The following are encoded in a window of Doryrhamphus excisus isolate RoL2022-K1 chromosome 16, RoL_Dexc_1.0, whole genome shotgun sequence genomic DNA:
- the slitrk6 gene encoding SLIT and NTRK-like protein 6 produces MLPCVILVSVFLKAIRCQDSHPLQPSTSISESCDSLCSCEAKDGILYINCEQRNLSSISQIKIPSDVPFHLNLYKNDLVELRTEEMEGLKNALSLHIGGNSIQELEPGVFSTLGSLKKLHINRNFLVTLKEDTFQGLVNLEFLQADTNFIRVIEPGAFNKLIRLKVLILNDNSMEFLPNNIFRFVPLTHLDLRGNKLQTLPYVGFLEHIGRIMELLLEDNDWVCDCEILHLKIWMENMRGQSAIGEVICNSPHNLKGTILAKVKREILCPSHADINLEEPSKSLDMVVTPSSKGAQIPKLTDAKDDAKEPTPSHVPGSPCVEHCSCHNHPVAGFLMHCQDRGIQKVSDIGILQQSPTKMVMTGNMIQRLYRYDFVTYDGLELLNLANNRIDYIDNETFLSLSSLRKLHLNGNRIEKLYPTMFVGLHNLEFLYLEYNLIKDIAPGTFNPLPNLNLLSLNNNLLSSLPAQIFRNAPLTKLNLRKNLFMHLPVSNVLDQLDSLEQIYFEDNPWDCSCDLFSLKQWVEKLRKDTVVGSILCHTPKKVMQADLRSLRHEVLCTGLGTHSLAPDGEESVTATLGPDGSGRGLLSSLTETVPLSVLILSLLVLVLMIIFCSAGLVVFVVHRRRRRAKRKTAGEHPRENSSNSPIHLHYSMYGQKTTHHTLTQRPGSATLYEERSHSPIVQICRNPTYCSQQKEHDADLDYSLDHPSSKNHVCRSIMEKENTSPLTGNPGSKFKPMAGESPAEFLTLGDPNSLYRNILEREKELQQLGITEYLRKNMAQLQPAVEMQVPRHQEELKLMETIMYSRPRKVMLEQTKNEYFELKANLHTEPDYLEIVEHQAAYN; encoded by the coding sequence ATGTTGCCCTGTGTCATTTTGGTCAGCGTGTTTTTAAAGGCGATCCGATGCCAAGATTCTCATCCCTTACAGCCGTCGACCTCCATTAGCGAGTCTTGCGACTCTTTGTGCTCCTGCGAAGCAAAGGACGGTATCCTCTACATTAACTGCGAGCAGAGAAACCTCAGCAGCATCTCCCAAATTAAAATCCCTTCAGATGTGCCCTTCCACCTAAACCTTTATAAAAATGACTTAGTTGAGCTTCGCACTGAGGAAATGGAAGGGCTCAAAAATGCCCTTTCGTTGCACATCGGAGGTAATAGCATACAAGAATTAGAACCAGGAGTTTTTAGCACTCTTGGTTCTTTGAAAAAACTCCACATCAATAGAAATTTCCTTGTCACACTCAAAGAGGACACTTTTCAAGGCCTGGTGAATTTGGAGTTTCTCCAAGCCGACACAAATTTCATTCGGGTCATCGAGCCTGGAGCCTTTAACAAACTGATCCGCCTCAAGGTCCTAATCCTCAATGATAATTCCATGGAGTTTTTACCAAACAACATTTTCCGTTTTGTGCCTCTCACCCACCTGGACCTACGTGGCAATAAGCTCCAGACTCTGCCTTATGTTGGCTTTCTAGAGCACATTGGTCGGATTATGGAACTACTATTGGAGGACAATGACTGGGTGTGTGACTGTGAaattttgcatttaaaaatcTGGATGGAGAACATGAGGGGCCAATCTGCAATTGGAGAGGTGATCTGCAACTCACCACACAATCTCAAGGGCACCATCTTAGCTAAAGTAAAGCGGGAAATTCTCTGTCCATCCCACGCAGATATCAATTTAGAGGAACCCTCTAAGTCATTGGATATGGTTGTTACGCCCTCATCCAAGGGGGCGCAGATTCCCAAGTTAACTGATGCCAAAGACGACGCCAAGGAACCAACACCGTCTCACGTTCCGGGTAGTCCTTGTGTAGAGCATTGTTCTTGCCACAATCACCCTGTGGCAGGGTTTTTGATGCATTGTCAAGATAGAGGAATTCAAAAGGTTTCAGATATCGGAATACTTCAGCAAAGCCCCACTAAAATGGTCATGACAGGAAATATGATTCAGAGACTGTACAGGTATGATTTTGTTACATATGATGGGCTGGAATTGCTCAATTTGGCAAATAATAGGATTGATTATATTGACAATGAGACATTCCTCAGCTTAAGCAGTTTGAGGAAACTGCATTTGAACGGTAACCGAATTGAAAAACTTTACCCCACAATGTTTGTGGGTCTCCACAACCTCGAATTCTTGTATCTGGAATATAACCTTATCAAGGACATTGCTCCAGGCACATTTAATCCCCTGCCAAACCTTAATCTGTTATCATTAAACAACAACCTGCTCAGCTCTCTTCCTGCACAGATATTTCGCAATGCACCCCTCACCAAATTAAATCTGAGGAAAAATCTGTTTATGCACCTGCCAGTGAGCAACGTGCTTGATCAACTCGACTCATTAGAGCAGATTTATTTTGAGGACAACCCGTGGGACTGCAGCTGTGACTTGTTCAGCCTCAAACAGTGGGTGGAAAAACTGAGAAAAGACACTGTAGTGGGCTCCATTTTGTGTCACACCCCAAAGAAAGTGATGCAGGCTGATCTTAGGAGCTTACGTCACGAAGTGCTCTGCACAGGTTTGGGAACCCACTCTTTGGCTCCAGATGGAGAGGAAAGCGTGACTGCTACACTGGGCCCCGACGGCTCTGGCAGAGGCTTACTCAGCTCCCTCACAGAAACCGTCCCACTCTCCGTGCTCATCCTTAGTCTTCTTGTTTTAGTCTTAATGATAATCTTTTGCTCAGCTGGactggttgtttttgttgtgcatCGGCGGCGCCGCagagcaaaaagaaaaacagcaggaGAGCATCCGAgagaaaacagcagcaacagcccCATACACTTACATTATAGCATGTATGGGCAGAAAACAACGCACCACACTCTGACACAAAGACCTGGATCTGCTACCTTGTACGAGGAGAGGTCGCATAGCCCCATTGTGCAGATCTGTCGAAACCCAACGTACTGTTCTCAGCAAAAGGAGCACGACGCAGATCTGGATTATAGCCTAGACCACCCGAGCTCCAAGAATCATGTTTGTCGGAGCATCATGGAGAAGGAGAACACCTCCCCTCTTACAGGCAATCCGGGCTCAAAGTTCAAACCAATGGCAGGGGAGAGCCCGGCTGAGTTTCTTACACTTGGGGACCCTAACTCCTTGTACAGGAATATTCTGGAGCGGGAAAAGGAGCTGCAACAGCTAGGAATTACGGAGTACCTGCGGAAAAACATGGCCCAGCTTCAGCCTGCTGTAGAAATGCAAGTCCCACGGCACCAGGAGGAGTTAAAGCTAATGGAGACAATTATGTACTCCCGGCCGCGCAAGGTCATGCTTGAGCAAACTAAGAATGAGTACTTTGAACTCAAGGCCAATTTACATACTGAGCCAGACTACTTGGAGATTGTAGAGCATCAAGCTGCGTATAACTGA